In the Pocillopora verrucosa isolate sample1 chromosome 4, ASM3666991v2, whole genome shotgun sequence genome, ACAAAGCCATGAGACTTgaggacaaaggaaaaaaaatgtggaCATCTGTTTGATCATACCTAGCTACCTGCTGTATATACCTTTTATCCTTCACACCCATTAGTACagattgtaactgtaacaaGTTGCAAAGggaaatatcagaaaaaaaaagcatgttaGTCACATTGGGGAGATAAAGGTTGAAgtcataaaaattgtttttcacaGTCTATgtgataagagaaattttgatgaattttttgcCATTTCAGTGACTTGGCATGCAGTGTTGCAGGTATAACATCTGATGCTAATGTGCTGACAAATCAACTTAGACTCATAGCTcagaggtaaattttattgtatgTAAGTAGTTCAATAgatattttctaaattttttttcactctgatCTTGAGTGTTCAATTGTAcaaattacatttacatttgTTCAGAAGGTAGGGGTCATTATGTGTCCTTTGATTtatcatacttttttttcttagataTTTATTACAATACCAAGAACCAATACCATGCGAGCAGGTTGTCAGCTCACTCTGTGATGTAAAACAAGCTTATACACAATTTGGAGGTTAGTTTTAATTGGTATTAAAGGACTTAGTTAATAGTATTGGAGGGTAGGCTCCACAAAGGTTTCAAAGGACATCAAAGGGTAGTATTCTTATCAGCAGCAGGGAGATGACCATGGCAGCTGGCCTACACCATCCTGCAAGCACCTGGCATTACAACACAGACAAACCAGGGTGTGGAACAAGTGCTTACCAAGATTTTAAGGGGCAGGACAGGGAAAGAAATGAAGCCAGCCAAGTACTCAAGCAAATTGAGGAAGTCAATGGCACTGCTCTTGCAAACCTCCAACCTCCAAGTTGTGTTTATAGAACTGTTCCTTTTTTCACAAAACTGGGTtggaatttcttgatatttACTGTCTAAATAGCTTGTTTGTGACTCTTGTGGGAAAAACTGCTTGAAATTCGTtaaaaaagaacatgaaaagCTGCCTTCAAAGCTGATAGAGTTCATCATGCCTGCTTGAGGAGCCAGTCAGAAAATAGTATTCACTAAAACACTTACCAACTTGTGGACCCTGCcatgtaattaatttttgtccATGCCTGCAGGTTTGCGACCATTTGGTGTATCCATTTTGTACATGGGCTGGGACAAACACTATGGCTATCAGTTGTATCAGAGTGATCCCAGTGGCAACTACAGTGGGTGGAAGGCAACATGCATAGGAAATAACAGTGTGGTAAGTCATAATTCTTTTCTGTGAGGAATTGTGTATCATTACAAGTTGTTCACTGCCAAGATTTGAAAGTCAAATCTTCTGATTGGTGGCCTTACATTTCTTTGGTAACTACTGTAGACCTATGCTGTATGAATTTGGGGTCAAATGCAAACAATTTCCCTTAGTTAATCATGATCTTAGAATTTCTCACTTCCTGCCTAATTTACAATTTACAAACTGTTCACTTGGGTGTGTAAGGGTTATTACAGGATGCACTTGTAGGTGAGTGGTATTTCAGAAAGAAGTATAATCTATCATCAGTCTGTAAATTTTCTTTAGCTCTCAAGAAAGGGGTGGCTTTTAAATCAATTagattcaaatatttcaaaaacaacataaaacaaTGCTTTCCTATGATTCTATCAGGCTGCAGTCTCCATGCTGAAACAAGAATACAAGGAAGAGGAAATGACATTAAAAGATGCTCTGAAACTGGCAGTCAAAGTGCTAGACAAGACATTAGATATTACAAAACTTACCCCAGACAAAGGTTAGTGTACagacttaacaaaaaaaactcaacaacTTACTATAACTGAAATAGAGTTGAACGTGTAAAATGTAACTTCCATCATTTTGTACTGGTTAGATATTTAGTAAGTTTACATTTCAAGTATGTTTTAATGTTAAGTTTGCTAGATCATTTTTTACCACTGCAACTTTCAACTTAAATATACTGCTATAAGTTTTTTTAGAAAGTAAGTCTTGCACTTTTCTGTGTTGATAGCTACAATACCTCACCAATGAGGATTTTTTACTCATTTTAACATCTTCTTGTTTTGTAGTGGAAATGTCCACTTTGACTAGGGAAAATGGCATTACAAGTATCAAGATTCTAAAAGCAGGGGAAGTGGAAGAACTTATCAAGGAACATGAACAAGTGAAAGCAGAAGAAGCAAAGCAAGCTGCTGCCAAGAAATAACTTGagctttaatttatgaaatccACACTTCAGAATAAACGTTATTCATTGTAAGCAAATTCTTGTAGACAACTTGAGCTTTAGACAGATCAAGAACATCATACAGATATCAAGGTCAAAACCTTGCCAAAGTAGCAAATCCCAgttgtgactttttttcaacCTTTTGACCTTTTGCCACAGAAGGTATATTCAGGTAAATTCAGATATCAAGCGTGATGATGGAaaacatttaacccttaaaatccttgtagtgaccagcatctaatttctctctacagTGATACTGCTCAAACATTCATTaaaatcatgagaataaaggaaatgatcaccaagttaagaagctttgattgttgaactaattctccttgtcattaccaaaggaaatgtatagagaacagtatggagaatatggatactgatgttagggttttgAGAGTTAACAGTATAACATTGTAAagcaaagagaagaaagaaaagaaatcatggTTCAAGATTGCTAACTCATCACACTTTTCTCCTCTTTGGGAAGTGAAAACGATTGTATGAAGGGCCAGAAAATATACTTCTGATTGAGGgctcttattttctttaaggaatTTTGCTATTTGCTAAAATAGGTACTGTAGAGGAAGACTTGTATAATGTGAGATTGCAACTTTTGAGGATTTCATTACTGAGGTTTATTAGGCTGTAAAAAAGGTTATTTGCATCTTTACCCAAGTGTGTTACATGTACTTCATCTGAGTATTTGTCATGTTTTAAAAAGTGCACTATTTCAACAGATTAACTCTTCACTATTTTGAAATATCAATAATGCAGCTTCTTTTGTTCACTAAGAGATTTGGGTAAGCCCTGTTTCCATAGTTACTGATTGGTTTTGAGGTGTcaagagaaataagaaaataatgcTCATGCAAAACTTTAGGGGAGAAACAGAATGACATTTGAATGAAGGAAAATAATGAATGGTGGACTGTTTAGATTTTGAGTTCTGCTTGTGATGTGTAAGGTTCATTTGTACATAAATGTGTACTTTGTTAcctttttattcattaaaatgatatttttgtttgtgcaTATTTCATCCAAAATGTTCAATAGATAGAAACCATTCTCTGGAAAATACGAGGCAAGGTAGAGAGAGAGGAAGTTATTAACATGCATCCAACTATCATCAACTTACACCAGAATGTCTATGGGTTGGCCAAATCAGAAGGGGGCTCAGAATGTTTTCCTTGCCCCACACTCACAAAGAGAACATCTCTAAGACTTGTCTTGTTGGATTGGTATGAGGGAGGAACaccctttttttcttgtcaaaattttcaacctGAATGGAGTAACCTCTTTACAGTGAAACTGAGGAAACTGTGAACCCTAGAAATATTTATGGGATGTTATGTGTTCCAGGGAGAAGGCCAATTGGG is a window encoding:
- the LOC131774692 gene encoding LOW QUALITY PROTEIN: proteasome subunit alpha type-4-like (The sequence of the model RefSeq protein was modified relative to this genomic sequence to represent the inferred CDS: inserted 1 base in 1 codon; deleted 1 base in 1 codon), which produces MSSTSRRYDTRTTIFSPEGRLYQVEYAMEAVGHAGICLGILANDGXVLAAERRNTNKLLDEVFSSEKIYKLHDDLACSVAGITSDANVLTNQLRLIAQRYLLQYQEPIPCEQVVSSLCDVKQAYTQFGGLRPFGVSILYMGWDKHYGYQLYQSDPSGNYSGWKATCIGNNSVAAVSMLKQEYKEEEMTLKDALKLAVKVLDKTLDITKLTPDKVEMSTLTRENGITSIKILKAGEVEELIKEHEQVKAEEAKQAAAKK